GTCAATACGAAAGGTCTCCCGGATGCCGTCCGAATACTCCGGGCTCCCGTAATCCCACCGGGTGGGGAGCTCCACGAGGGGGATCTCGTTCGGGGCATCCCCATACACCTTGTTGGTGCTCATGTGGACGAAGGGCGCCTCGGGGACCGCAAGCCGGGCCGCCTCCAGCAGGTTCAGGGTCCCGACCGCATTGACGTCAAAATCATCGAACGGCCGGCTGGCCGCCAGATCATGGCTGGGTTGGGCGGCGGTGTGGACGATGGCGTCGGGCTTCACGGTCTGAAGCAGTTCGAGGACGCCCGGCCGGTTCCGGATGTCCAGCTCATGGTGACGGAACCCGGGCCACGTTTCGCGGAGCCGGTTCATGTTCCAGCGGGTGTCCCCCTGCGGCCCAAAGAAATCGGCCCGCATGTTGTTGTCCACACCGTGAACCCGCCAGCCGTCGCGGGAGAAGCCGGCAACGACCTCGCTGCCAATCAGACCGGACGAGCCGGTCACAAGGAGTTTTTTGGGAGTCATGTTCGAGGAAAAGGGGGTGGAAGAGGTGTCGGTGAGCGTCCCGGGTGGAAATGGTCCTGAAGAAACCGCAGGTAGGTCTCGGCGCGGCGCTTCCACGTGTAGTCTTCGAGAACGTACTGCGCCGGCCGGGCAAGGGCGTCCCGCATCGCTGCGATCAGGGAGGCCCGGTTGCCGTACTCGTAGTATCGCCCCTGCTCGGCGAGGAGGTTGGCCGGCTCTCCCACACGGTTGGTGACGACCGGTTTGCCGCCGCGGATGTAGTGGAACACCTTGTTGGGACATCGGGAGCGGTTCTGGACCGTGTCCTTGAGCGGCAGGAAACAGAACCGGATGGCCGGGGCGGGTACGAGGCCGTCAAGGACGGGCAGGGTCAGCTGCCCCGTGAACACCGCCCGCCCGTCGGGCAGAAACCGGGCGATTTCCGCCTCGAGACGCTCCCGTTCGGAGCCATTGCCGGCGATCAACAGGTCGAGATCGAGATCCCGGCAGCACGCCGCCAGGAGGACCAGTTCCTGAAGATCCTCGCGGTACAAGGCGCCCAGGCTGCCCAGGTACATCGCATACTGGCGGCCGGGGCGCAGGCATTGTTCCGCAAGCCCGGGAGACGTGGGTCCCGTGGGATCAAATCCGTAAGGAATGTACGCCGTCGGCAGGGCGCCCAGATGACGCCGGTATTCGGACTGCAGGTAGGTCGAGGAGAAGACGAACCCGGAGGAAATGCGGCGGGCGATCCATTCCATGAGGACGGATTTGAGCTTCGCCTTCCAGCCACGCGGCATGGAGGACAGCCATTCATCCCAATCCGAAATGACCCGCGCCCCGTGGCGGCGCAGGCTCCATCCCATGACTTCGCCCACCAGGTTGGCATTGATCAGGTGGACAAACTGGACATCGCGAAAGTCGCGGGCGGCCCGCGCAAAATGTGCGGGATTGCGGCTGGGAACCCAGCGGCAGCACTCGACCAAATCGTGCTGCTCCAGCAGCTGGCGGCTCCCCGGCGACTCGGCGAGGCACAGGACCGGATCCTGCCCCAGACGCTTCAGGGCCCCGCCAAGGGCGGCGGCACGAATCAGGCTGGCATTGGCTGGAAAGTAACCCGCCCCGACGATTAGGACTTTCATGAGGGTTCGACCACACAACGAGGGGAGCACCCGACGCCGGATCGCGAAATCCACGAAGCCAAAGTGACCCGGGCGGACTTGCGATGCGGCAATTTCAAGGCTTCGAGGGCGGACGAAAATCAGGAGCGTCTCGTACCCCGCCGACTCTGACTCCGGACAGCGTATCGCTGCCGAAATTTGACCGTCAAGGTGAGTTTCCCGGACCCGGGAATCGGCCGCCCGGGGCTCCGTTCCGACAGGGGCGGGGCCCTATTCGTAGCGAAGGGCCTCGATGGGGCTGAAGCGCGCGGCCTTGATGGCGGGGAGGATGCCGGCCACAACGCCCACGAGGGCACTGAAGGCGACCGCCACCAACCCGGCCTCCGGGGTGATCACCGGAGTGTTCTGCGCGGGTGTCAGGACGATGATGAGCCGGACAAACAACTGCGACACGACCAGTCCCATCAGGCCGCCCAGCACGGCAAGGACGGCGCTCTCGATGAGAATCTGGAGGAAGATGTTGGGACCGGTTGCGCCTACGGCCTTGCAGATGCCGATCTCCCGGACCCGCTCGTTGATGCTGGCCAGCATGATGTTCATGATGCCGATGCCGCCCACCAGAAGACTGATGCCGGCAATGAATCCGCCGCTGAGCCGGGCATTGCGGATCTGCTTGTTGATGCTTTCGATCTGGTTCTCCTGGGTTTCGAAGGTGAAATCCTCAATCCCCTGGTGGGTGAGGAACAAAACGTTGCGGGCCTGCTGGATGGCGTCCTCCATCCGCCCGAAATCCGCCACCTTGATGTCAATGTCCGACAGGCGGGGATCCGGAATTCCGTCACCGCGCCCCGCGGAGCGGAAGCGGATCCAGGCGGTGTTGAGGGGCATGTACACGGTATGGTTCTTCCTCCAGAACGCCCACCCGCCACGGCGGCCCCAACCCCGCTGCCGTTTTGGGCCGCCCGCTTCGTTCCGCGCGGTGGTCACCGACTGCGCGAGGGCCCGCTCCTTGGCCTCCTGCTCCCCGACGTATTCCTGGAACATCCCCACGATGACGAACGGCTGCCCGTTGATCTGGATGGTCTCCCCGACCGGCACGATCTCGTGGCCCACCTCGGAGGGTTTCCCGAACAGCTCATCGCGAATGCCGGTGCCGATCACCACCACCGGCCGCGCCAGTTCCTCGTCGAGGTCGTTGAAAAAGCGGCCGTGCTCCAGCGTGTGGAGGTTCATTTCGAGAACCGCGGGCCATACGCCGACGCATTCGCTGGGATTCACGCGGCGTTCGCCCCGGGTCAGCGTGACATCGTCCACCTCCATCTCCGGGGATACCAACCGCACGAGCGGTGCGCTGCTCTTCAGGGCAAGGACGTCCACAAGGGTGCGTCCGGGTGCCTGCTCGGCGAGGTGATCCTGCCAGGGCGGGACGGCCTGGTCGCGGATCAGGACCTTGTCCACACCGCCCATGGCGATCATCGCCTCCTTCATGCCGTTCTCCATGCCCTTGATGATCGCCGCCATGCCCACGAGGCTGGTGACCCCGAGGATGATCCCGAGCATGGTCAGCAGGGACCGGGCCTTGTGGGCCCAGATTTCCTTCACCCCGACCAGGATCGCGTTGAACAGGATCATCAGTCGTAGCGCAGGGCCTGGATGACGTTCATCCGTCCGGCCCGGATGGCGGGCAGGAGGCCGGCGAGGATGCCGATGCCGACGCTGGCGCTGAACGCCAGGACCATGGCGGACACGGTGATCACCGGCGCGTTGTCAGTGGGGGTGAGGGAGCTGATGAGCCGGATGAAGCCGAAGCTGCAGACAAGCCCCAGCAGGCCGCCCACCACTGCGATGACGGTGCTCTCGATGACAATCTGGATGAAGACGGCGGCATTGCCGGCGCCGACGGCCTTGCGGATGCCGATCTCGCGGATGCGCTCGCTGATGCTGGCCAGCATGATGTTCATGATGCCGATCCCGCCGACGACGAGGCTGATGCCGGCGACCAGGCCGCCGCTGACGCGGGCATTGCGAATGAAGGTGTTGATCTCCTCGGCCCGGTCCTCCTGGGTGCGGAAGGAAAAATCCTCGATGCCCCGATGGGTGACCATGAGCACGTTGCGCACCTGGGTCAGGGCCTCATTGATGCGGCCCGCGTCGCGCACCTTGATTTCCATGCTGCTGAGGCGGGGAACGGGCGGCGCGTTGCTTTCGCCGGACCTCATCTTCATCCACATCGTGTTCAGGGGCACGTACACGGTGTTGTTCTTGATCCAGAAGGCAAAGTTGCCACGACGTCCGCCCCCCCCGCCCCAGCCGCGGCTGCGGCTGACCGTGGGCGTCGCGTTGGTGGCTCCCGACGCGCGTTGCGCCGCCAACTGACGCTCCTGCTCCTCACGCACCCGCCGGTCCTGTTCGCTCTCATAGTGGGCAAACATGCCCACGATGGTGAACGGGTAGCCGTTGATGGTGAGGGTCTGGCCGACCGGGATCACCGGCTCGCCGGTGTCCTCGGGTTTGCCGAACAGTGCATCCCGGATGCCCGTGCCGATGACACAAACGTTGCGGGCGAGTTCGTTATCGAGCTCGGTGAACATGCGCCCGTGTTCGACCACGTGCTCCATGAGCCCGAGCTGGACCGGCCACACCCCGGCGGTCATCCAGGTGCGGTGGGTCTTGCCTCCGGATGCCAGCGTTGGCGGCCGGTCGAAACGCATTTCCGGGGACACCTGGACAATCTCCGGGGCGGAGGACTCGAGTGCCCGGACGTCGTCCAGGGTCACGCCGGTCGCAAAATCCCGAAGATGGCGCTGCTCGACCGGCACCGGCTGGGCCTCCACCCGGATCTTCTCCAGTCCACCGACGGCGATGAGCGCCTCGCGTGCGCCGTTTTCCATGCCCTGGACCATGGCGCTCATGGTCACCAGCGACGATACCCCGAGCACGATCCCCAGCATGGTCAGCATGCTGCGAAACTTGTGGGCCCAGATCTCCTTGAGACCGACGAGGATGGCATTCCACAGCGTCATGGGCGTGACGCGGGTTCAGGCACCGGCCGCTGCAGGCACACGGTCGAGGCCGGCCAGCCGGGCATCCACCGTCTCCGCAATCTGGCCGTTGCGAATCTCGATCCGCCGGGGCGTCACCGCGGCGATCTCGGGGTTGTGTGTGACAAGAATCACCGTGCGGCCCTCCTCGCTGAGGCGACGGAAAAGGGCCAGGATCACCTCGCCGGTGTGGGTGTCGAGGTTCCCGGTCGGTTCGTCCGCAAAGATGATGCGCGGATCGTTGACGAGGGCCCGCGCGATGGCGACCCGCTGCTGCTGGCCGCCGGAAAGTTGCGAGGGGCGGTTCTTCAACCGGTTGCCCAGCTCCACGAGATCCAGCGCGCGGAGCGCCTTCTCCCGCCGTTCGCGTCCGCTGACCCCCGCATAGATCATCGGCAGCTCCACATTCTGCACCACGTTGAGTTTGGGCAGCAGGTTGAAGAACTGGAAGACGAAGCCGATCTTGCGGTTGCGCACCCGGGCCAGCTCGCTGGCCGACGCCTGCTGCACCTGGATGCCGTCGAGGGTCACGGTGCCCAGGGTCGGGGTGTCGAGACACCCGAGGATGTGCATCAACGTGGACTTGCCGCTGCCGGAAGGCCCGATGATGGACACGAATTCCCCGGCGGCGATGTCGAGCGTCACCCCATCCAGGGCGCGGATCTCCTCCCCGCCGAGATGATAGATCTTGCTGACGTTTCTGAGCTCCAGCAGGGCCACGGTGGCAGGGGTCAGCGGGCGGCGGTCACCGGACGGGCGGCGCCGGTGCCTGAGCCCGTGCCGGTGGTCGTCGTCGTCGTTCCTGCGGCACCGGAGCCAGGCTTCACGGCGTCCTTGCGCACATTGGGGGCACGCGACTTGTCCTCCAGGGACACGATGTCGCCCGCTTCAAGGCCGCGGGTGATCTCGGCGAAGAAATAGTCGCTGACACCGATGTGAACCGGGCGGCGCTCCCACTCGTTGCCGAGCTGGACCCACGCGAACCGCTCCACCTGCCGCGTCTCGGGATTGAATTCGGTGAATACGGCCGCCAAGGGCGCCGCAACGACGTCGTCGGCACTCGCGATCGGAATGGAGATGTTGGCGGTCATGCCCGGACGGATGCGCTGATCCACGTCCTTAAGGAGCACCCGGGCTGGAAATCCCTTGATGTTGTTCTTGAGCGCCGCCTGAGGGGCGATGCGCTCCACCTTGCCGACGACCTTCAGCCCGGGCACCGCCTCGACCGTGACTTCCACCTCCTGACCGGTCCGCAGCCGGCTGACGTCGGCCTGGTTGATGTGGGCGTTGATGACCAGGTCATTCAGGTTGGCAATGGTCAGCACTTCGGTGCCGGCATTGAACCCGCCCGACCCGCTCACGGCCTGGCCGACGGAGACCGGCCGGGTGAGGACCGTGCAGTCGAACGGGGCCGTGACGCGGGTGCGCCGCATCTTCTCGTGGGTCAACGCCAGTTCCTTTTCACTTTGTTCGAGGCTGTTCTTCGCCAGCTCGTAGGACGTCCGGGCGTCCTCGAAGAGCTGCTGGGGCAGCAACTGCTCGTTGAACAGCATCTGGGCCCGTTCGTAGTCGCGCCGGGCCTGCTCGAGACTGAGACGGGTCCGTGCCACCGAGGTTTCCCGCTGCTGCTGCTCGATCCGAAGGTCCTCGTCATTCAACTGGAAGAGCAGGTCCCCCTTCTTCACGAAGTCACCGAGGTCCACCGGCAGCTCATCAATTCGCCCGTTGACCTCGGGCCGCACACTGACCTGTTCAGAGGGCGTGATCTCGCCAGCGGCGCTGACCGCAAATCGGATGTCCCGCTTTTCAATGACGGACGTCGCGGGCCGGGAGGCCGCAGCCGCACCGGCACCACTGCCCGGCGCCCGCTGCTGCCAGTAATACCAGCCGCCGCCGCCGAGCAGCAAAATCAACAAGATCCATCCGAATGATTTCATGAAAGAATGACCGTCAGCCTACACTTGATACGCATACGTGCAATCTGGCATTTGGCGACCCGGGCCGGATTGAACGTGCTGGCGGCCGGATGCGTGCAGTACCCTCAGCGCTGACGTGAGGGATCCCGGGAAATTCATTCCCATGGTGGCCGCGGGGGTGGTGGCGGCTCGTTGGGCGGCGGATGCCTGGTTGGCAAGGCTCAATCGCCGCGAGGTGGAGGCCCATGCCGGCGCGGTGCCTGCGGCGTTTCAGGATTCGGTGGACCCCGCGACGTATCGCCGGTCGGTGGACTACACGCTGGCGCGCTCACGATTCGGACAGTGGAGCGATGGCTGGGAGGTGCTGGTGCTCCTGACCCTGCTGTTCAGCGGCGTGCTGCCGGCAAGTTTTGGGGCCGTCCGGGACCAGTTTGGAGTGCAGTCCTGGTCGGATGCCGGGTGGATGTTCGGCATCGGAATGGTCCTGGCGGTTCTCGGGCTCCCGTGGGAGGCCTGGGCGCAGTTCCGACTGGAACAGCAGTTCGGATTCAACACCACAACGCCGGCCACCTGGTGTCTGGATCGCGTCAAGGGCTTCCTCCTCGCCGCGGTGCTGGGCTATCCCCTGCTGTGGCTGGTGCTGCGGTTGGTGGACTGGATGGGTCCGTGGTGGTGGGTCTGGGCATGGGCGGCGTTCCTGGGGTTTCAAGTGCTCCTGCTGGTGTTGGCGCCGGTGCTGATTCTGCCGCTGTTCAACCGGCTGACCCCGCTGGAGGAGGGCGGGCTGCGAACCCGGTTGCTGGATTTGGGCCGCCGGGCCGGATTCACCGCACACACGATCCTGGTGATGGACGGCAGCCGCCGCTCCCGGCATTCCAACGCGTTCTTCACCGGCTTCGGACGCTTCCGAAAAATCGTGCTGTTCGACACCCTGATCACCCAGTTGACCGGGGAGGAACTGGAGGCGGTGCTGGCCCACGAGATGGGGCACTCGCGCCTCGGGCACATTCCCAAGCGGCTCGCCTGGTCGGCGTTCACCCTGCTGGCGGGCTTCGCGGCGGTGGGCTGGCTGTTTGGGCGCCCGGAGTTTGCCGGGGCCTTCGGGTTTCCGGCGGATGCCGGACTGGCTCCCACACTGATGTTGTTCGGCCTCTTGAGCGGTCCCGTGACCTTCTGGCTGTCGCCGGTCCTCAACCACTGGTCGCGAGTTCACGAATTCGAGGCCGATGCCTTTGCCGCGCGGATTCTGGGAACGCCCCGCCCGCTGATGGGGGCCCTGCGCAAGCTGAGCGAGAAGAACCTCGCCAACCTGACACCGCATCGCCTGTACAGTGCGTGGCACTACTCGCATCCGACCCTGCTCGAACGGGAAGCGGCGCTGGCTGACGCGGGCAACCCCGGATCGCCCGTCACCGCCGGTGCAGCCTGAGGGCGTTGCCAATGACAATCACGTCGCTCAAACCCATCGCCGCGGCGCAGACCACCGGGCTCAGCAAACCCGCCGCCGCCAGCGGAATGGCCGCGGCGTTGTAGAAGAAGGCCCAGAAGAGGTTCTGCCGGATCACCCGCAGGGTCGCCCGGGCAAGGTCCAGCGCCTCCGGAATTGCCGCGAGGTCGGACTTCAGCAGCAGGATGTCCGCA
This genomic stretch from Verrucomicrobiia bacterium harbors:
- a CDS encoding efflux RND transporter periplasmic adaptor subunit, whose amino-acid sequence is MKSFGWILLILLLGGGGWYYWQQRAPGSGAGAAAASRPATSVIEKRDIRFAVSAAGEITPSEQVSVRPEVNGRIDELPVDLGDFVKKGDLLFQLNDEDLRIEQQQRETSVARTRLSLEQARRDYERAQMLFNEQLLPQQLFEDARTSYELAKNSLEQSEKELALTHEKMRRTRVTAPFDCTVLTRPVSVGQAVSGSGGFNAGTEVLTIANLNDLVINAHINQADVSRLRTGQEVEVTVEAVPGLKVVGKVERIAPQAALKNNIKGFPARVLLKDVDQRIRPGMTANISIPIASADDVVAAPLAAVFTEFNPETRQVERFAWVQLGNEWERRPVHIGVSDYFFAEITRGLEAGDIVSLEDKSRAPNVRKDAVKPGSGAAGTTTTTTGTGSGTGAARPVTAAR
- a CDS encoding ABC transporter permease; this translates as MILFNAILVGVKEIWAHKARSLLTMLGIILGVTSLVGMAAIIKGMENGMKEAMIAMGGVDKVLIRDQAVPPWQDHLAEQAPGRTLVDVLALKSSAPLVRLVSPEMEVDDVTLTRGERRVNPSECVGVWPAVLEMNLHTLEHGRFFNDLDEELARPVVVIGTGIRDELFGKPSEVGHEIVPVGETIQINGQPFVIVGMFQEYVGEQEAKERALAQSVTTARNEAGGPKRQRGWGRRGGWAFWRKNHTVYMPLNTAWIRFRSAGRGDGIPDPRLSDIDIKVADFGRMEDAIQQARNVLFLTHQGIEDFTFETQENQIESINKQIRNARLSGGFIAGISLLVGGIGIMNIMLASINERVREIGICKAVGATGPNIFLQILIESAVLAVLGGLMGLVVSQLFVRLIIVLTPAQNTPVITPEAGLVAVAFSALVGVVAGILPAIKAARFSPIEALRYE
- a CDS encoding M48 family metallopeptidase codes for the protein MVAAGVVAARWAADAWLARLNRREVEAHAGAVPAAFQDSVDPATYRRSVDYTLARSRFGQWSDGWEVLVLLTLLFSGVLPASFGAVRDQFGVQSWSDAGWMFGIGMVLAVLGLPWEAWAQFRLEQQFGFNTTTPATWCLDRVKGFLLAAVLGYPLLWLVLRLVDWMGPWWWVWAWAAFLGFQVLLLVLAPVLILPLFNRLTPLEEGGLRTRLLDLGRRAGFTAHTILVMDGSRRSRHSNAFFTGFGRFRKIVLFDTLITQLTGEELEAVLAHEMGHSRLGHIPKRLAWSAFTLLAGFAAVGWLFGRPEFAGAFGFPADAGLAPTLMLFGLLSGPVTFWLSPVLNHWSRVHEFEADAFAARILGTPRPLMGALRKLSEKNLANLTPHRLYSAWHYSHPTLLEREAALADAGNPGSPVTAGAA
- a CDS encoding ABC transporter permease, with the protein product MTLWNAILVGLKEIWAHKFRSMLTMLGIVLGVSSLVTMSAMVQGMENGAREALIAVGGLEKIRVEAQPVPVEQRHLRDFATGVTLDDVRALESSAPEIVQVSPEMRFDRPPTLASGGKTHRTWMTAGVWPVQLGLMEHVVEHGRMFTELDNELARNVCVIGTGIRDALFGKPEDTGEPVIPVGQTLTINGYPFTIVGMFAHYESEQDRRVREEQERQLAAQRASGATNATPTVSRSRGWGGGGGRRGNFAFWIKNNTVYVPLNTMWMKMRSGESNAPPVPRLSSMEIKVRDAGRINEALTQVRNVLMVTHRGIEDFSFRTQEDRAEEINTFIRNARVSGGLVAGISLVVGGIGIMNIMLASISERIREIGIRKAVGAGNAAVFIQIVIESTVIAVVGGLLGLVCSFGFIRLISSLTPTDNAPVITVSAMVLAFSASVGIGILAGLLPAIRAGRMNVIQALRYD
- a CDS encoding ABC transporter ATP-binding protein is translated as MLELRNVSKIYHLGGEEIRALDGVTLDIAAGEFVSIIGPSGSGKSTLMHILGCLDTPTLGTVTLDGIQVQQASASELARVRNRKIGFVFQFFNLLPKLNVVQNVELPMIYAGVSGRERREKALRALDLVELGNRLKNRPSQLSGGQQQRVAIARALVNDPRIIFADEPTGNLDTHTGEVILALFRRLSEEGRTVILVTHNPEIAAVTPRRIEIRNGQIAETVDARLAGLDRVPAAAGA
- a CDS encoding glycosyltransferase family 4 protein, translating into MKVLIVGAGYFPANASLIRAAALGGALKRLGQDPVLCLAESPGSRQLLEQHDLVECCRWVPSRNPAHFARAARDFRDVQFVHLINANLVGEVMGWSLRRHGARVISDWDEWLSSMPRGWKAKLKSVLMEWIARRISSGFVFSSTYLQSEYRRHLGALPTAYIPYGFDPTGPTSPGLAEQCLRPGRQYAMYLGSLGALYREDLQELVLLAACCRDLDLDLLIAGNGSERERLEAEIARFLPDGRAVFTGQLTLPVLDGLVPAPAIRFCFLPLKDTVQNRSRCPNKVFHYIRGGKPVVTNRVGEPANLLAEQGRYYEYGNRASLIAAMRDALARPAQYVLEDYTWKRRAETYLRFLQDHFHPGRSPTPLPPPFPRT